The sequence below is a genomic window from Candidatus Binatia bacterium.
CAGGCTGCGGCCGGTGGAGGTGTCGCCGGTGGTTACCGGTACCGCCGCGGACTTCACCCCCGTATGCGCGGCGCGTGCCCTGCGCTTGTCCGCGCACGTCTCCTCGATGCTGCCCGCGGTGCACGGCGACGCGATTTGGCTGCGCCGTGCCCTGGCGAACCTTGTCGCCAACGCCGTCCGTTGCACCCCCGACGGCGGGGCGATCGCGCTGACGGCCGTCGCGGCCGGTGCGAGCGTCGAGTTCGGCGTCGCCGATACGGGGATCGGCATCGAAGCGACCCGACTGGCCGACCTCTTCGAGCCCTTTGCGCCCGCGCACGGCGACGTCGACCTGCACACTTCCGGGGAGTTCGACTTCGGCGCGCGCGGACTCGGTCTCGGTCTGGCGATTACGCGAGCGATCGTCGAGGCCCACGGCGGCCGGCTGACCGTCGACAGCGCCCGCGGCGCCGGCAGCCGCTTCAGCTTTACCGTGCCGGTCGCGAGCGGCTGAGACGGCGCGCGTTTCCCTCCGCGGAACGTTGGGTTATAGGGAAGCCGATGTCCGCGGGTGGACCAGAAGGAGGTCGCGCACCGCTGCGCTGCAGCCACTGCGGTCGCCACGTAGCCGGAACAACGCACACCCGCACGACCTATCGCGTCGATTACTACGCGCTGCACACGGGCGAGGTCGAGCCGGTCCTCGTGCAACGGCCGGACGATCCCGACCGCACGGTAACCGTGTTGCGGCTGGTGCGGCCGATCGACGTCTACACCTGTGTGGATTGCTACGCACAACCCGCCGTGCGCGTCGAGCGCGAGCGGCGCTTTCGGCCGGAGGTCGCCGGCGAGGCGACGCCGGTGGCGGCCGGGTCGTGAGCCGAATCAAGCGTTCGCAACTTGCCGGGCGGTGGTACGCGGGAGCCGCGGCACGCCTGCGCGCCGAGGTGGCGGGCTGGCTGGCTTCCGGCGAGGGCAGGGCGCCGGCCGGTCCGCATTGCGCGCTGCTCGTTCCTCATGCCGGATATGCCTATTCGGGTCGCGCCGCGGGCGCGGGCTACGCCTGCGTGGCCGGTGGCGGCTACGAACGCGCCGTCATCCTGGCGCCCAGCCATTTCGTGCCGTTCCGTGGCGTCGCCGTGCTCGACGTCGACGGGTTCGAAACGCCGCTGGGCGTGGTGCCGGTGGATGGCGCCGGACGCGCGCAACTGCTTGGCTCGCCGCTGGTCGCCGAGCGGCCCGAGGCATTCGAGGACGAGCACGCCCTCGAGATTCAGTTACCTTTCCTTCAACTCGCGCTGCCCGCGGTGTCGGTGGTGCCGGCGTTGGTCGGCGAGCTCGCGCCGGACGATGCGGCCGTGCTCGGCCCGGTGCTGGCGGCGCTGGCCGACGATCGGACCCTGTTCGTGATCAGCTCCGATTTCGTCCACTACGGTTGGCGCTTCGGCTACCTGCCGTTTCCCGCCGTTGGGGCCGAGGCGGTGCGCGAGGGCCTGCGCCGGCTGGACATGGGTGCGATCGAACGCGTATGCGCCGGCGACGGCGGGGGCTTCGTCGCGTACGTGGCCGACACCGGGGCGACGATTTGCGGCCGCCATCCGATCGAGCTGTTCCTTGCCGTGCCACCCGGGCCGCGCCGCGGGCAGCTCGTGACCTACTACACGTCGCTGGACGTCACCGGCGATTACGAGCACGTGGTGAGCTACGCCAGCATGGTGTTTCCGCGGCGAGGGATCGAGGACGCGGGGGGCGCGGTCCGCTAATCGGCGGGGCCGGGCGTTCGCCGGGGTCCGCGCCGGCCATCGGTACGCGATTCGGTTGCGGGCTTCGGGCCGTGCGGTCCGCGCGAACCGGCTGGCCCCGACGCCCGGGGCTACGGCAAAGTCGCTGACAGAGCCTCGATACGCCGCCAGAAGAGGGCGGCTACTCGGCTCGAACGGGTTTTTCGGCTTCAGCAAGAGCATAAAACCGTTCGCCCCGAGTAACGGCCCGTCTTTTTGGGCCGTGTATCGAGGGGCAGGCCCGGTGTACACCCTCCGTCAGAAGAGGGCGGCTACTCGGCTCGAACGGGTTTTTCGGCTTCAGCAAGAGCATGAAACCGTTCGCCCCGAGTAACGGCCCGTCTTTTTGGGCCGTGTATCGAGGGGCAGGCCCGGTGTACACCCTCGGTTGGCGATTTTGCTGTGGCCCGGCCCCCACGCCGCCGTCGCGTTGTAGCGCTTCGCACAACACGATATAGACCGAAGTCGACATTCTTATTCGAGAACATGTTCGAGAACATGGGCGAAGCCGCGAAAGACAGGGCCGCTGCGTTGCGCGAGCCGCGCCGCCGACTCGGGCTGCGTCTGCTCGAGGACATCGGGCGGACGATTTCCCATTCGGCCGATCTGCGCACCAGTGCGCAGGGGATCGTCGATGCCATCGCCGGTTACCTGTCGATGGAAGTGTGCTCGATCTACGTTTACTCGCCCGAACGCGCGCAACTCACCCTGTGGGCGACCACCGGTCTCGATCCGAGCGCCGTCGGCAAGGTGACAATGGGGGTCAACGAGGGGTTGACCGGCATCGTTGTCGAGCGCCTCGAGCCGGTGATGGCCATCGATGCGCTGGCGCACCCGCGTTACAAGTATTTTCCCGAGACTGGCGAGGAGCGCTATCACTCGTTTCTCGGCGTTCCCGTCGTCGACCGGGGTAAGCCGGTCGGCGTGCTGATCATCCAGACGTCGCGGCGGCGCCGGTTCACCCGGGCGGAAGTGCGGCTGCTGCGCGCCATCGCCGTTCCGGTCGCCGGTATCCTCGCGCAGGTCCAACTGCACGCCAGCCTGGCGACCAAGGAAGAGGAACGCCTCGCCTATCAGAAGCGCATGGCGGACGCCATCGACCGCCTGCGCAAGTACGAAGGTCAGTCAGGCGGCCGCGCGCCGGGGGTGCCCGGCGGGCCGAACCGGCTGATCGGTATGGGAGCGTCGCCGGGCTTCGGCATCGGTCGCGCTCACCTGATGACCGCCGCGGTGAGCTTTGCCGGCCTGCCGCGCGAGCGCCGCAACCCGCTCAAACGTGAACTGGCCCGCCTGCGCGCCGCGGTGACCCGCGCGGTCGACGAACTCGGTAGAACCCGGGATCGCATCGTCGCCACGGTCCCGGAAATCGACGCCGCGGTTTTCGACGCCCAGCGCTTGATGTTGCAGGACCAGAGCTTCCTCAGCCGGATCGAACGGCTGATCCGCGAGAACCTCAGCGCCGAAGCCGCCCTCGAACGCGCGGTCGACGAGTTCGTACGCCGCTTCACGGAAATGGACAACGTCTATTTCCGCGACCGGGCCGCCGACATCAAGGACATCGGCCAGCGCCTGCTGCGCCACCTCCTTGGCGTTACCGAGCAGCGCCGGCAGTTCTCCTCCGCCATCGTGCTCGTGGGCAGCGACGTGTCGCTGTCGGACCTCGCTCTGGTCGAGCAGGAGGACCTCAAGGGGGTCGTGCTGGCCAGCGGCGGGGTGACTTCGCACGCCTCGATCCTCGCCAAGTCGCTGGAAATTCCGACCGTGGTCGGCGCCGAGCATGCCGAGGACGTCGTCCGCGAAGGCGATCGCCTCGTCGTCGACGGCAACGCCGGCGTCGTCTTCGTCAATCCGACCCCGGAGATCCTGCGCGAATACGAACGGCTCGAACGCGAGTACCGCGCCTTCAACCGCGACCTCGAGACCCTGCGCGACCTGCCGGCCGAGACCCTCGACGGTCACCCGGTTACCCTGTCGGCCAACATCGGTCTGCTGGGCGACCTCACGCTGGCGCGCGCGCACGGCGCCGAGGGCATCGGCCTTTACCGCACCGAGGTGCCGTTCCTGTCGCATCGCGACTTCCTGACCGAAGACGAACAGGTGGCGCTCTACGAGCGGGCGGTAACCGGTATGGCCGGCAAGCCGGTCACCATCCGCACCCTCGATCTCGGTGCCGACAAGTACCCGCGTTACCTGAATATGCCGCGCGAGGAGAATCCCTTCCTCGGCTGGCGCTCGATCCGCATCTCGCTGGAGCTGCCGGAGGTGCTCAAGGATCAGCTCCGGGCCATTTTGCGAGTCAGCACCCTCGGACCCGTGCGCATCATGTTTCCCATGATCTCCAGCCTCGAGGAAATCCGCCGGGTCAAGGAACTCCTCGCCGAGGCCGGGGAGGAACTGCGGGCTGCCGGACATTCCTACGACCCCAACATCCCGATCGGCATGATGGTCGAGGTCCCTTCGGCCGTCTATCTCGCCCCGTACTTCGTTCGCGAGGTCGACTTCCTTAGCATCGGCACGAACGACTTGATTCAGTACGTGCTGGCGGTGGACCGCAACAACCGCAAGGTCGGACCGTTGTACGAGCCGCTGCACCCCGCCGTGATCCGCTGCGTCGCCAACATCATCGAGGCCGCGAAAAACGCGGGGAAGTCGGTGTCGCTGTGCGGCGAGATGGCGTCGGACCCGGCGTGTACGCTGTTGCTCGTCGGCCTCGGCATCGAAGACCTCAGCATGGGCCCGTTCTTTATCCCGCCGATCAAACGGCTGATCCGTGCCGTGACCTTCGCCGGCGCGCAACTGCTGGCAGATCAGGTGCTGACCCTGACGACGGTGAAGGAAGTCAAGGAGCGCATCTTTGCCATGATGCGCGACCTGGGCGTGATCGACATCATGGAGCTGTACCATTAGCCCAGTGCCGCGAAGCTTCGCTCCGCTCTGCGAAGCCGTTCGGGGTTCGTCGGCCGCGGCGACGCGCGCGAATCGGAATCCGGGGTTGACAAATGACAGCCGCCCGACGTTGGATGGTGTCAGGCCTTGCGGCCGCGATCGCGAGGACTTTCATGTCGAGAGAGGATATTGAATGAGGGGTCTCCGGAGTTGGGCTTTGTGGGTAGCCCTGTGCGCCACTTCCGGGCTCGCTGCCTGTGAGCCCGTCGACAATCCCAACCAGCCGACCGATGCGGTGCGACAGCACATCGAAAAACGCGTGCCGGAGTATTTCCGCAAGAAGGCGAACCTGCCCGACAGCATGGGCGTACGGATCGTCGACGTCCGCCCGTCGGCCGAAGTCCCCGGCATATTGTCGGCATCGATGGAGCTATCGCAAAACGGCCAGACGCAGAAGTATCCGATCGTGTTGTCGCGCGACGGCCGCTACGTGTTGCAGGGGAAGTGGGGCGACGTCGGCGTCGATCCGTACGAGGACAACCGCAACAAGATCGCCCTCGCCGGCGCGCCCGTGCGAGGGAATCCCGAGGCCCCCGTGACCATCGTCGAAT
It includes:
- a CDS encoding ATP-binding protein, encoding MLPAVHGDAIWLRRALANLVANAVRCTPDGGAIALTAVAAGASVEFGVADTGIGIEATRLADLFEPFAPAHGDVDLHTSGEFDFGARGLGLGLAITRAIVEAHGGRLTVDSARGAGSRFSFTVPVASG
- the amrB gene encoding AmmeMemoRadiSam system protein B; the protein is MSRIKRSQLAGRWYAGAAARLRAEVAGWLASGEGRAPAGPHCALLVPHAGYAYSGRAAGAGYACVAGGGYERAVILAPSHFVPFRGVAVLDVDGFETPLGVVPVDGAGRAQLLGSPLVAERPEAFEDEHALEIQLPFLQLALPAVSVVPALVGELAPDDAAVLGPVLAALADDRTLFVISSDFVHYGWRFGYLPFPAVGAEAVREGLRRLDMGAIERVCAGDGGGFVAYVADTGATICGRHPIELFLAVPPGPRRGQLVTYYTSLDVTGDYEHVVSYASMVFPRRGIEDAGGAVR
- the ptsP gene encoding phosphoenolpyruvate--protein phosphotransferase; protein product: MFENMGEAAKDRAAALREPRRRLGLRLLEDIGRTISHSADLRTSAQGIVDAIAGYLSMEVCSIYVYSPERAQLTLWATTGLDPSAVGKVTMGVNEGLTGIVVERLEPVMAIDALAHPRYKYFPETGEERYHSFLGVPVVDRGKPVGVLIIQTSRRRRFTRAEVRLLRAIAVPVAGILAQVQLHASLATKEEERLAYQKRMADAIDRLRKYEGQSGGRAPGVPGGPNRLIGMGASPGFGIGRAHLMTAAVSFAGLPRERRNPLKRELARLRAAVTRAVDELGRTRDRIVATVPEIDAAVFDAQRLMLQDQSFLSRIERLIRENLSAEAALERAVDEFVRRFTEMDNVYFRDRAADIKDIGQRLLRHLLGVTEQRRQFSSAIVLVGSDVSLSDLALVEQEDLKGVVLASGGVTSHASILAKSLEIPTVVGAEHAEDVVREGDRLVVDGNAGVVFVNPTPEILREYERLEREYRAFNRDLETLRDLPAETLDGHPVTLSANIGLLGDLTLARAHGAEGIGLYRTEVPFLSHRDFLTEDEQVALYERAVTGMAGKPVTIRTLDLGADKYPRYLNMPREENPFLGWRSIRISLELPEVLKDQLRAILRVSTLGPVRIMFPMISSLEEIRRVKELLAEAGEELRAAGHSYDPNIPIGMMVEVPSAVYLAPYFVREVDFLSIGTNDLIQYVLAVDRNNRKVGPLYEPLHPAVIRCVANIIEAAKNAGKSVSLCGEMASDPACTLLLVGLGIEDLSMGPFFIPPIKRLIRAVTFAGAQLLADQVLTLTTVKEVKERIFAMMRDLGVIDIMELYH